A part of Ziziphus jujuba cultivar Dongzao chromosome 8, ASM3175591v1 genomic DNA contains:
- the LOC107413795 gene encoding large ribosomal subunit protein eL33w yields the protein MVKGRQGERVRLYVRGTILGYKRSKSNQYPNTSLLQIEGVNTKEEVAWYAGKRLAYIYKAKVKKNGTHYRCIWGKVIRPHGNSGVVRAKFKSNLPPKSMGARVRVFMYPSNI from the exons ATGGTAAAGGGACGCCAAGGAGAAAGAGTCAG ACTCTACGTCAGAGGAACAATCCTCGGCTACAAGag GTCCAAGTCCAACCAATATCCAAACACGTCCCTTCTTCAGATCGAGGGAGTGAACACCAAGGAGGAAGTTGCTTGGTATGCCGGTAAGCGATTAGCGTACATTTACAAGGCCAAGGTGAAGAAGAATGGAACCCATTATCGTTGCATTTGGGGCAAAGTCATCAGGCCTCATGGAAACAGTGGAGTAGTCCGTGCTAAGTTCAAGTCCAATCTGCCTCCTAAATCTATG GGTGCTAGAGTAAGAGTATTCATGTATCCCAGCAATATTTAA